One segment of Thermosynechococcus sp. HN-54 DNA contains the following:
- a CDS encoding argonaute PAZ domain-containing protein produces the protein MSNQFQEVEVILNRFFVKTLSQPDLTFHEYQCQFNQVPEQGSEQKAISSICYKLGVPAVRLGSHIITREPIDPRRMQTQDWQLQQIGCRELSCQNDHERQALESFERKILEIKLKEKFKKTTIEKDYESGLIWWIPEREGIEKFDDESEMCGNGWEIHRGRAIDITIDTDGQLYLEIDLHHRFYTPFTLEWWLRKYPSIQIKYVRNTYKDRKVWILEDFSDKKPDEIEIEGLGISLAEYHRQQGAPEQDIKDSRVVVVRKINDYKAKPLYHLSQRLSPSLTMEMLAQVAEQGAEKSKIQDVFGYTKKNLNLRLQESQETAEIIFKKIYNLSDKPAPVKVNGFVMPRATLLARNNREVNKTAKVSSFGCAKIGETQFGCLNLFNNKRQYPEQVRKCLLQIAKNSDTQIQIESYFIRSDYPKDDLAQQRFWQQWAAQGIKTVLVVMPWSPHEDKTKLRIQALKAGIATQFMVPIPKADAYKALNVSLGLLCKAKWQPVYLKPLDNSEAADLIIGFDTGTNRKLYYGTSAFAVLANGQSLGWQLPDVQPGETFSGRSIWQVVSKLVLKFQDNCNSYPKKILLMRDGLVQEGEFEHTIKELTNQGIAVDILSVRKSGSGRMGREIHSTHSGVTYQDAEVGTVIFIPERNAFILQTSEGIKTSHGTIGSARPLHVVRHYGNTPLELLALQTYHLTQLHPASGFRSCRLPWVLHLADRSSKEFQRIGQISVLEKIDREKLIAV, from the coding sequence ATGTCCAACCAATTCCAAGAAGTTGAAGTGATACTCAACCGTTTTTTTGTAAAAACTCTGAGTCAACCAGATCTCACATTTCATGAATACCAATGCCAATTTAATCAAGTGCCAGAACAAGGTAGTGAGCAAAAAGCTATTTCTAGTATTTGCTACAAACTAGGAGTGCCTGCTGTTCGCCTAGGGAGTCACATTATTACAAGGGAGCCTATTGACCCTAGGAGAATGCAAACTCAGGATTGGCAGTTACAGCAAATCGGATGTAGAGAACTTAGCTGTCAAAATGATCATGAAAGACAGGCACTAGAATCCTTTGAACGAAAAATCCTAGAAATCAAATTAAAGGAAAAATTTAAGAAAACCACGATTGAAAAAGACTATGAATCAGGACTAATTTGGTGGATTCCGGAAAGGGAAGGTATAGAGAAATTTGATGATGAGTCGGAGATGTGTGGTAATGGATGGGAGATCCATCGAGGCAGAGCAATAGACATTACAATAGATACAGATGGGCAATTATATTTAGAGATTGATCTTCATCATCGGTTTTATACTCCATTCACCCTTGAATGGTGGCTTAGAAAATATCCTAGTATTCAGATTAAGTATGTGAGGAATACCTACAAAGATAGGAAGGTATGGATTCTTGAAGACTTTTCGGATAAAAAACCAGATGAAATAGAAATAGAAGGGTTAGGAATAAGTTTAGCAGAATACCACCGTCAACAGGGAGCACCTGAACAAGACATAAAAGATTCTCGCGTGGTAGTTGTTAGGAAAATTAATGACTATAAAGCTAAGCCACTCTATCATTTGTCCCAAAGGCTATCACCAAGTCTAACAATGGAAATGTTGGCGCAAGTCGCTGAACAAGGAGCAGAAAAAAGTAAAATTCAAGACGTATTTGGCTATACAAAGAAAAATCTCAACCTGCGTTTACAAGAATCGCAAGAGACAGCCGAAATTATTTTCAAAAAAATTTATAATCTTAGCGATAAACCAGCACCAGTTAAAGTTAATGGCTTTGTTATGCCTCGTGCAACACTATTAGCTCGCAATAATAGAGAAGTTAACAAAACAGCTAAAGTTAGCTCCTTTGGCTGCGCCAAGATCGGTGAAACACAATTTGGTTGTCTTAATCTTTTTAATAATAAACGTCAATACCCAGAACAAGTACGTAAATGTTTGCTACAAATAGCAAAAAACAGTGACACGCAAATACAAATAGAATCTTATTTTATAAGAAGTGACTATCCGAAAGATGATCTGGCTCAACAAAGGTTCTGGCAGCAGTGGGCTGCTCAAGGAATTAAAACGGTTTTAGTCGTGATGCCTTGGTCGCCCCATGAGGACAAAACCAAACTACGGATTCAGGCATTAAAGGCGGGGATCGCAACTCAGTTCATGGTGCCAATCCCCAAGGCTGATGCCTACAAAGCTCTCAACGTTTCCTTGGGACTGTTGTGTAAAGCCAAGTGGCAGCCGGTCTATCTAAAGCCATTGGATAATTCTGAAGCTGCTGACTTAATTATCGGTTTTGACACAGGCACAAATCGAAAACTGTACTACGGCACCTCTGCTTTTGCAGTCCTAGCGAATGGCCAAAGTTTGGGTTGGCAGTTACCAGATGTACAACCGGGAGAAACTTTCTCTGGCCGATCAATTTGGCAGGTCGTGTCCAAATTAGTTCTTAAATTCCAAGACAACTGTAATTCCTACCCTAAAAAGATCCTCCTGATGCGCGACGGGCTTGTTCAAGAAGGGGAGTTTGAACACACAATCAAAGAGCTGACGAATCAAGGTATCGCTGTAGATATTCTGAGTGTGCGTAAAAGCGGCTCAGGCAGAATGGGACGTGAGATTCATTCAACTCATAGCGGAGTAACCTATCAGGACGCCGAAGTCGGTACGGTTATCTTTATCCCTGAAAGGAACGCATTTATTTTACAGACCAGCGAGGGAATCAAGACAAGCCATGGAACGATTGGCAGTGCTAGACCGCTGCACGTTGTGCGTCATTATGGCAACACTCCCCTAGAGCTACTGGCCTTGCAGACCTATCATTTGACTCAGTTGCATCCTGCCAGTGGGTTTCGCTCTTGCCGACTACCTTGGGTGCTGCACTTAGCCGATAGAAGTAGCAAAGAGTTTCAGCGGATAGGTCAGATTAGCGTTTTAGAAAAGATCGACCGCGAAAAGTTAATTGCTGTTTGA